One part of the Aliivibrio fischeri ATCC 7744 = JCM 18803 = DSM 507 genome encodes these proteins:
- a CDS encoding Na(+)-translocating NADH-quinone reductase subunit A produces the protein MITIKKGLDLPIAGVPTQVINDGKSITKVALLGEEYVGMRPTMHVRVEDVVKKGQVLFADKKNPGVVFTAPVSGKVVEINRGAKRVLQSVVIAVEGEEQVTFNSYAANELVSLDRETIKTQLVDSGAWTALRTRPFSKVPAIDSETKAIFVTAMDTNPLAADAEVIINQQEEAFVAGLDLLSVLTGDKVYVCKKGGSLPRSSQKNVEEHVFDGPHPAGLAGTHMHYLYPVDTNHVAWSIGYQDVIAFGQLFLTGEIYSERIVSLAGPAVNNPRLVRTITGASLADLTDSEVMPGEVRVISGSVLNGTQASGPHAYLGRYHQQVSVLREGREKELFGWAVPGKNKFSVTRSFLSHLFSGQLFNMTTTTNGSDRAMVPIGNYERVLPLDMEATMLLRDLCAGDVDSAQRLGALELDEEDLGLCTYVCPGKYEYGPMLREILDTIEKEG, from the coding sequence ATGATTACAATAAAAAAGGGTTTGGATCTTCCTATTGCAGGTGTTCCTACTCAGGTGATTAATGATGGTAAATCCATCACTAAAGTCGCCTTGCTTGGCGAAGAGTACGTTGGTATGCGTCCTACGATGCATGTCCGCGTGGAAGATGTAGTAAAGAAAGGTCAGGTTCTTTTTGCTGATAAAAAGAATCCAGGCGTAGTATTTACTGCTCCAGTAAGTGGTAAGGTTGTTGAAATTAACCGTGGTGCGAAGCGCGTACTTCAATCTGTAGTAATTGCAGTTGAAGGCGAAGAGCAGGTTACTTTTAATAGCTATGCAGCAAATGAACTAGTGTCGCTTGATCGTGAAACGATTAAAACACAACTGGTTGATTCAGGTGCATGGACTGCATTACGTACTCGTCCGTTCAGCAAGGTTCCAGCGATTGATTCTGAAACAAAGGCTATCTTTGTTACTGCTATGGATACTAATCCGTTAGCGGCTGATGCAGAAGTGATCATTAACCAACAAGAAGAAGCTTTTGTTGCAGGCTTAGACTTATTATCTGTATTAACAGGCGATAAAGTTTATGTATGTAAGAAAGGAGGTAGCTTACCTCGTTCTTCTCAAAAAAATGTTGAAGAACATGTATTTGATGGCCCTCATCCAGCAGGTTTAGCCGGTACTCACATGCATTACTTGTATCCTGTAGATACAAATCATGTAGCGTGGAGCATTGGTTACCAAGATGTGATTGCATTCGGTCAACTGTTCTTAACGGGTGAAATCTACTCTGAAAGAATCGTATCTTTAGCTGGCCCTGCAGTAAATAATCCTCGCTTAGTTCGTACTATTACTGGTGCAAGCTTAGCTGATTTAACTGACAGTGAAGTAATGCCTGGTGAAGTTCGTGTGATTTCTGGTTCTGTACTTAACGGTACGCAAGCATCAGGTCCTCACGCTTACCTTGGTCGTTACCATCAGCAAGTTTCTGTTCTTCGTGAAGGTCGTGAGAAAGAATTGTTTGGTTGGGCTGTTCCTGGCAAAAACAAATTCTCAGTAACTCGTTCATTCTTGAGTCACTTATTCTCAGGTCAACTGTTTAACATGACGACAACTACTAACGGTAGTGATCGTGCAATGGTGCCAATCGGTAACTACGAACGCGTATTACCATTAGACATGGAAGCAACCATGTTATTGCGTGACCTTTGTGCTGGTGATGTTGACAGTGCACAACGCTTAGGTGCATTAGAATTAGATGAAGAAGATCTAGGTCTATGTACATATGTGTGCCCTGGTAAATATGAGTATGGTCCAATGCTTCGTGAGATCTTGGATACCATCGAGAAGGAAGGGTAA
- a CDS encoding NADH:ubiquinone reductase (Na(+)-transporting) subunit B produces MSLLNLFEKVEHHFEPGGKYEKWFALYEATATLFYTPGTVTKGGSHVRDSVDLKRIMIMVWFAVFPAMFWGMYNAGNQAIVALEHMYSGAELAAVISGNWHYWLTEMLGGTVSADAGWGSSMLLGATYFLPIYATVFLVGGFWEVLFCMVRKHEVNEGFFVTSILFALIVPPTLPLWQAALGITFGVVVAKEIFGGTGRNFLNPALAGRAFLFFAYPAQISGDTVWTAADGFSGATALSQWAQGGQGGLVNTITGDTITWMDAFIGNIPGSIGEVSTLALILGGLMIVYMRIASWRIIAGVMIGMVAVSTLFNLIGSDTNAMFSMPWHWHLVLGGFAFGMIFMATDPVSASFTNKGKWWYGILIGGMAVMIRVVNPAYPEGMMLAILFANLFAPLFDNLVVEGNVKRRLKRYGK; encoded by the coding sequence ATGAGCCTTTTAAATTTATTTGAAAAAGTTGAACATCATTTTGAGCCAGGCGGTAAATATGAGAAGTGGTTTGCTTTATACGAAGCAACAGCAACACTTTTCTATACTCCTGGTACAGTAACAAAAGGTGGTTCACATGTTCGTGATAGCGTTGACTTAAAACGTATCATGATCATGGTATGGTTTGCGGTATTCCCAGCAATGTTCTGGGGTATGTACAACGCAGGTAACCAAGCAATTGTTGCTCTTGAACATATGTATTCAGGCGCTGAACTTGCAGCAGTTATTTCTGGCAACTGGCACTACTGGTTGACTGAAATGCTAGGTGGCACAGTAAGTGCTGATGCAGGTTGGGGCAGTAGCATGCTACTGGGTGCAACATACTTCTTACCAATCTACGCAACAGTGTTTCTTGTTGGTGGTTTCTGGGAAGTATTGTTCTGTATGGTGCGTAAGCATGAAGTTAACGAAGGTTTCTTTGTAACTTCTATCCTTTTCGCATTGATCGTTCCACCAACACTTCCACTATGGCAAGCAGCGTTAGGTATTACTTTCGGTGTTGTTGTAGCGAAAGAAATCTTTGGTGGTACTGGTCGTAACTTCCTAAACCCTGCGCTAGCGGGTCGTGCATTCCTATTCTTTGCATACCCAGCTCAAATTTCAGGTGATACAGTTTGGACTGCTGCTGATGGCTTCTCTGGTGCAACAGCACTTAGCCAATGGGCACAAGGCGGTCAAGGTGGCCTAGTAAATACAATTACTGGCGACACAATCACTTGGATGGACGCATTCATTGGTAATATCCCAGGTTCAATTGGTGAGGTTTCGACTCTTGCTCTGATCCTTGGTGGTCTAATGATCGTTTACATGCGTATTGCTTCATGGCGTATCATTGCTGGTGTAATGATCGGTATGGTTGCAGTGTCTACACTGTTTAACCTAATCGGTTCTGACACAAATGCAATGTTCAGCATGCCTTGGCATTGGCACCTAGTTCTTGGTGGTTTCGCGTTTGGTATGATCTTTATGGCAACAGACCCAGTATCGGCTTCATTTACTAATAAAGGTAAGTGGTGGTACGGTATTTTAATTGGTGGTATGGCTGTAATGATCCGTGTAGTTAACCCTGCATACCCTGAAGGTATGATGTTAGCTATTCTATTTGCAAACTTGTTTGCTCCACTGTTTGATAACCTTGTAGTTGAAGGTAACGTGAAACGGAGACTAAAACGCTATGGCAAGTAA
- a CDS encoding Na(+)-translocating NADH-quinone reductase subunit C, with protein MASNNDSIKKTLGVVIGLSLVCSIIVSTAAVGLRDKQKANAVLDKQSKIVEVAGVTGSGTVPELFAANIEPRLVDFATGEFVDGDAATYDQRKAAKDPKQSIKLTAEQDKAKIIRRANVGVVYLVKDGDKVTKIILPVHGTGLWSMMYAFVAVETDGNTIAGITYYDQAETPGLGGEVENPTWRAQFVGKKLFDENHKPAIKIVKGGAPAGSEYGVDGLSGATLTGNGVQHTFDFWLGNDGFGPFLAKVRDGGLN; from the coding sequence ATGGCAAGTAATAACGATAGCATTAAAAAGACTCTCGGTGTTGTTATTGGTTTGAGCCTAGTGTGTTCAATCATCGTATCAACGGCGGCAGTTGGTCTGCGTGATAAGCAAAAAGCAAACGCAGTTCTAGATAAGCAAAGCAAAATTGTTGAAGTTGCAGGTGTTACAGGTTCAGGTACTGTTCCTGAGCTATTCGCTGCAAACATCGAACCTCGTCTTGTTGATTTTGCAACAGGTGAGTTCGTTGATGGTGACGCAGCTACTTACGATCAACGTAAAGCAGCTAAAGATCCAAAACAATCAATTAAGCTAACAGCTGAGCAAGATAAAGCAAAAATCATTCGTCGTGCAAACGTGGGTGTTGTTTACCTAGTTAAAGATGGCGACAAAGTGACTAAAATTATCCTACCTGTTCACGGTACTGGATTATGGTCAATGATGTATGCGTTTGTTGCAGTTGAGACTGATGGTAACACTATTGCGGGTATCACTTACTACGACCAAGCGGAAACTCCGGGACTTGGTGGTGAAGTTGAAAACCCAACGTGGCGTGCACAATTCGTAGGTAAGAAACTGTTTGATGAAAATCATAAACCTGCAATTAAGATCGTTAAAGGCGGTGCTCCAGCTGGTTCTGAGTACGGTGTAGATGGTCTTTCTGGTGCAACGCTAACAGGTAACGGTGTTCAACACACGTTTGACTTCTGGTTAGGTAATGATGGCTTCGGTCCATTCCTTGCTAAAGTTCGTGATGGAGGTCTGAACTAA
- a CDS encoding NADH:ubiquinone reductase (Na(+)-transporting) subunit D has protein sequence MASAKDIKKSILAPVLDNNPIALQVLGVCSALAVTTKLETAFVMTLAVMFVTALSNLFVSLIRNHMPNSVRIIVQMAIIASLVIVVDQVLKAYLYDISKQLSVFVSLIITNCIVMGRAEAFAMKSAPFPSFIDGIGNGLGYGFVLMTVAFFRELLGSGKLFGVEVLPLVSNGGWYQPNGLMLLAPSAFFLIGFMIWAIRILKPEQVEAKE, from the coding sequence ATGGCTAGCGCAAAAGATATTAAAAAGAGCATTTTAGCGCCGGTGTTGGATAACAACCCTATCGCGCTACAAGTTCTTGGTGTTTGTTCAGCTCTAGCTGTAACAACTAAGCTTGAAACGGCTTTCGTTATGACTTTAGCGGTAATGTTTGTTACTGCTTTATCTAACTTATTCGTTTCGCTAATTCGTAACCACATGCCAAACAGCGTTCGTATCATCGTTCAGATGGCGATCATTGCTTCTTTGGTAATCGTTGTTGACCAAGTATTGAAAGCATATCTATACGATATCTCTAAACAGCTTTCAGTATTCGTAAGCTTGATCATTACAAACTGTATCGTAATGGGGCGTGCGGAAGCGTTCGCAATGAAGTCTGCTCCATTCCCATCGTTTATCGATGGTATTGGTAACGGTCTTGGTTATGGTTTTGTACTGATGACAGTAGCATTTTTCCGTGAACTTCTTGGTTCTGGTAAGCTATTTGGTGTTGAAGTTCTTCCACTTGTTTCTAACGGTGGTTGGTACCAACCAAATGGTCTAATGCTTCTAGCACCATCAGCATTCTTCTTAATTGGTTTTATGATCTGGGCTATCCGTATCCTTAAACCAGAACAAGTAGAAGCGAAGGAGTAA
- the nqrE gene encoding NADH:ubiquinone reductase (Na(+)-transporting) subunit E, with protein sequence MEHYISLLVKSIFIENMALSFFLGMCTFLAVSKKVKTSFGLGVAVVVVLTIAVPVNNLVYTYLLKENALVAGVDLTFLSFITFIGVIAALVQILEMILDRFFPPLYNALGIFLPLITVNCAIFGGVSFMVQRDYNFAESVVYGFGSGIGWMLAIVALAGIREKMKYSDVPPGLRGLGITFITVGLMALGFMSFSGVQL encoded by the coding sequence ATGGAACATTATATTAGTTTACTTGTTAAATCGATCTTCATCGAAAACATGGCGCTTTCATTTTTCCTAGGTATGTGTACGTTCTTAGCTGTATCTAAGAAAGTAAAAACATCGTTTGGTCTTGGTGTTGCGGTAGTTGTTGTTCTAACAATCGCTGTACCTGTGAACAACCTTGTTTATACGTACCTACTAAAAGAAAATGCGTTAGTTGCGGGTGTTGATTTAACATTCCTTAGCTTTATTACTTTTATCGGTGTAATTGCAGCACTAGTACAAATTCTAGAAATGATCTTAGATCGCTTCTTCCCACCTTTGTACAATGCTCTAGGTATCTTCCTTCCGTTAATCACAGTTAACTGTGCTATTTTCGGTGGTGTATCTTTCATGGTTCAACGTGACTATAACTTTGCTGAATCTGTAGTATACGGTTTTGGTTCAGGTATTGGTTGGATGTTGGCTATCGTAGCACTTGCTGGTATTCGTGAAAAAATGAAGTACTCTGATGTACCTCCAGGTCTTCGTGGCCTTGGTATTACTTTCATTACAGTAGGTTTAATGGCGTTAGGCTTTATGTCTTTCTCTGGTGTTCAACTGTAG
- the nqrF gene encoding NADH:ubiquinone reductase (Na(+)-transporting) subunit F gives MQSIILGVAMFTIIVLALVLVILFAKSKLVPSGDITISVNGDADKAIITQPGGKLLSALGSAGIFVSSACGGGGSCGQCRVKVKSGGGDILPTELDHISKGEAREGERLACQVSMKTDMEIELPEEIFGVKKWECTVISNDNEATFIKELALAIPEGEEVPFRAGGYIQIEAEPHHIKYSDFDIPEEYRGDWDKFNLFRYESIVNEHSIRAYSMASYPEEKGIIKLNVRIATPPPNNPDVPPGVMSSYIWSLKAGDKCTISGPFGEFFAKDTDNEMVFIGGGAGMAPMRSHIFDQLLRLKSKRKMSYWYGARSKREMFYVEDFDGLAADNENFVWHCALSDPMPEDNWDGYTGFIHNVLYENYLRDHEAPEDCEYYMCGPPMMNAAVIGMLKDLGVEDENILLDDFGG, from the coding sequence ATGCAAAGCATTATTCTTGGTGTAGCGATGTTTACCATTATTGTATTGGCTTTAGTATTAGTGATCTTATTCGCTAAATCTAAGTTAGTACCATCAGGTGACATTACTATCTCTGTAAATGGCGATGCTGATAAAGCAATCATTACACAACCAGGTGGTAAATTACTTAGTGCTCTTGGTAGCGCTGGTATTTTCGTATCATCTGCTTGTGGTGGTGGTGGCTCTTGTGGTCAGTGTCGTGTGAAAGTGAAATCTGGTGGTGGTGATATTCTACCTACAGAGCTTGATCACATTTCAAAAGGTGAGGCTCGCGAAGGTGAGCGCCTAGCATGTCAAGTTTCAATGAAAACTGACATGGAAATTGAACTTCCTGAAGAAATCTTTGGTGTTAAAAAGTGGGAATGTACTGTTATCTCTAATGATAACGAAGCTACTTTCATTAAAGAGTTAGCGCTTGCTATCCCTGAAGGTGAAGAAGTTCCATTCCGTGCTGGTGGTTATATTCAGATTGAAGCTGAACCACACCATATTAAATATTCGGATTTTGATATTCCTGAAGAATATCGTGGTGACTGGGATAAGTTTAACTTGTTCCGTTACGAGTCAATCGTTAATGAACATTCAATCCGTGCTTACTCTATGGCTTCATACCCAGAAGAGAAAGGCATTATTAAACTGAACGTTCGTATCGCGACTCCGCCGCCAAATAATCCTGATGTTCCACCTGGTGTAATGTCTTCTTATATTTGGTCACTAAAAGCTGGTGATAAATGTACTATTTCTGGTCCATTTGGTGAGTTCTTCGCTAAAGATACTGACAATGAAATGGTATTCATCGGTGGTGGTGCAGGTATGGCGCCAATGCGTTCTCATATCTTTGACCAATTATTACGTCTTAAGTCTAAGCGTAAGATGTCTTACTGGTATGGTGCACGTTCTAAGCGTGAAATGTTCTATGTTGAAGATTTCGATGGCCTAGCGGCTGATAACGAAAACTTCGTATGGCACTGTGCACTTTCTGATCCAATGCCAGAAGATAACTGGGATGGTTACACAGGCTTTATCCACAATGTTCTTTATGAAAACTACTTACGTGATCATGAAGCACCTGAAGATTGTGAATACTACATGTGTGGTCCACCAATGATGAACGCTGCTGTTATCGGCATGCTGAAAGATCTTGGTGTTGAAGATGAAAACATCTTACTAGATGACTTCGGTGGTTAA
- a CDS encoding FAD:protein FMN transferase: MLLSCFALILLAGCGDQREQVYLNGPTMGTSYNIKYISKDGLPKSEDVHAEIDKRLELVNDQMSTYRKDSELSRFNQSKELTPFTVSKDTATVIKEAIRLNKVTLGALDVTVGPLVNLWGFGPEARPEVVPTDEELNARRKIVGIQHLTATETTVTKDIPELYVDLSTIAKGWGVDVVANYLEELGITDYMVEVGGEMRVKGKNKENVAWRIAIEKPSVDERAIQEIIEPGHHAVATSGDYRIYFEKEGIRYSHIINPITGYPISNKVVSVTVLDKSSMTADGLATGLMLLGEEQGIEVANKHNIPVFMIVKTKDGFKEIASEAFKPFLK; the protein is encoded by the coding sequence ATTTTATTATCTTGTTTTGCCCTTATTTTACTTGCTGGTTGTGGTGATCAGCGTGAGCAAGTGTATCTGAATGGCCCTACGATGGGGACAAGCTATAATATTAAATATATAAGCAAAGATGGACTGCCTAAATCTGAAGACGTTCATGCGGAGATAGATAAGCGATTAGAGCTTGTTAATGACCAAATGTCGACTTACAGAAAAGATTCAGAGTTGAGTCGCTTTAACCAAAGTAAAGAACTGACCCCATTTACCGTATCAAAAGATACAGCAACAGTTATTAAAGAAGCTATTCGATTAAATAAAGTTACTTTAGGTGCGCTTGATGTAACTGTTGGTCCTCTTGTTAATCTATGGGGATTTGGTCCAGAAGCTCGACCAGAAGTCGTTCCTACTGATGAAGAATTAAATGCACGACGTAAAATTGTGGGTATTCAGCATTTAACAGCTACAGAAACCACTGTTACAAAAGATATTCCTGAGTTATATGTTGATTTATCAACTATTGCTAAAGGTTGGGGTGTTGACGTTGTTGCTAATTACCTAGAAGAGCTTGGCATCACTGATTACATGGTTGAAGTCGGTGGTGAGATGCGAGTGAAAGGCAAAAATAAAGAAAATGTTGCTTGGCGTATCGCAATTGAAAAACCATCAGTTGATGAGCGTGCGATTCAAGAGATTATAGAGCCGGGTCATCATGCAGTAGCGACATCTGGTGATTACCGTATATACTTTGAGAAAGAGGGTATCCGTTACTCTCATATTATTAACCCAATTACAGGTTACCCTATATCAAATAAGGTAGTATCTGTAACGGTACTCGATAAATCATCAATGACGGCCGATGGACTTGCTACGGGTTTAATGCTTCTTGGTGAAGAGCAAGGTATAGAGGTTGCTAATAAACACAATATTCCTGTTTTCATGATAGTGAAAACGAAAGATGGCTTTAAAGAGATAGCATCTGAAGCCTTTAAGCCTTTTTTGAAGTAA
- the nqrM gene encoding (Na+)-NQR maturation NqrM translates to MNTFLITFFVFLAVIAAMAIGYIIQRKVVKGSCGGLGAVGIDKVCNCPEPCDARKKREAKAALRAEKLAAWEKDRIA, encoded by the coding sequence ATGAATACATTTCTGATTACATTTTTTGTTTTCTTAGCGGTGATTGCTGCAATGGCTATTGGTTACATCATTCAGCGTAAAGTTGTAAAAGGTAGCTGTGGTGGTCTTGGTGCTGTTGGTATTGATAAAGTTTGTAATTGTCCTGAACCATGCGATGCCCGCAAAAAGCGTGAAGCTAAAGCAGCACTTAGAGCTGAAAAATTAGCAGCATGGGAAAAAGACCGTATCGCATAA
- the dinB gene encoding DNA polymerase IV produces MSIDYQLPSSKQVTRNQKIIHIDMDCFYAAVEMRDNPSLRNVPLAVGGHERQRGVLSTCNYEARKFGIRSAMPTGKALKLCPNLVVVPGRMQVYKEVSHHIHRIFRRYTDKIEPLSLDEAYLDVSDCSLLHGSATLIAEQIRKDIFNELQLTASAGIAPLKFLAKIASDLNKPNGQYVITPDSMMNEIKGLPLEKIPGVGKVSLERLHQFGLYTCEDIQKSDQRDLLLKFGKMGASLWKRSHGIDEREVVTERNRKSVGVERTFTHNISSFNECWDVIENRLFPELEKRLLKANGSTFIAKQGIKIKFADFQQTTIEHVHHNLTLPFFKELLEEVLERQKGREIRLIGLSVTLKEKEFFQQLQLI; encoded by the coding sequence ATGAGTATCGACTACCAATTACCTTCTTCGAAGCAAGTAACTAGAAATCAAAAGATTATTCATATTGATATGGATTGCTTCTATGCGGCTGTTGAAATGCGAGATAATCCCAGTTTACGCAATGTACCTTTGGCGGTTGGGGGGCATGAACGTCAACGAGGTGTACTAAGTACTTGTAATTATGAAGCTAGGAAGTTTGGTATTCGTTCTGCTATGCCAACAGGTAAAGCATTAAAATTATGCCCAAATCTCGTTGTTGTACCGGGCCGAATGCAGGTCTATAAAGAAGTATCTCACCATATTCATCGTATATTTCGACGATATACCGATAAAATTGAACCCCTCTCATTAGATGAAGCGTATTTAGATGTTAGTGATTGCTCACTTTTACACGGTTCTGCAACATTAATAGCAGAGCAAATCAGAAAAGATATTTTTAATGAGCTTCAGCTTACCGCTTCTGCTGGAATCGCCCCACTTAAATTCTTAGCTAAAATTGCATCAGATCTTAATAAACCAAATGGACAGTATGTTATTACCCCTGATTCCATGATGAATGAAATTAAGGGGTTACCTCTAGAGAAAATTCCTGGAGTAGGAAAAGTGAGTTTGGAGCGTCTTCATCAATTTGGGCTGTATACTTGTGAAGATATACAAAAGAGTGATCAAAGAGATTTATTACTGAAATTTGGGAAGATGGGAGCGTCATTGTGGAAAAGATCTCATGGTATTGATGAAAGAGAGGTTGTCACTGAACGAAACCGAAAATCTGTGGGAGTAGAGCGGACATTTACACATAATATCAGTAGTTTTAATGAATGCTGGGATGTTATCGAAAATAGGTTATTTCCTGAGTTAGAAAAAAGGTTATTAAAAGCGAATGGTTCAACTTTTATTGCCAAGCAAGGGATTAAAATTAAGTTTGCTGACTTTCAACAAACGACAATTGAACATGTACATCATAACTTAACGCTACCATTTTTTAAGGAGCTGTTAGAAGAGGTGTTAGAAAGGCAAAAGGGAAGAGAGATTCGTTTAATTGGATTAAGTGTTACGCTCAAAGAGAAAGAGTTTTTTCAACAATTACAACTCATTTAA
- the alr gene encoding alanine racemase — translation MKFTKCALALSLALPSIANSAPLLSLDTLTNQEKIQQTNAWLEIDTQAFQNNIDTLRASLEQDTKVCAIMKADAYGNGIEGLMASVIERNVECIGITSNEEARIVRAKGFVGELMRVRAASPNEIESGLQYKIEELIGSSEQANIIAKLAKQNNTIIPVHLALNAGGMGRNGLDLSQPQGKKEALNIAFNGHVNIVGIMTHFPNESVDEIRTKLNLFKQESQWLIDEAQLNRDDITLHVANSYTTINLPEAHLDMVRPGGLLYGDMPNNPEYKRIVQFKTSVASLNYLPKGSTIGYSSTYVLGRDSILANLPLGYSDGYVRSIGNNGYVLINGQKANVVGVTSMNTTMVDVTDIKNVQPGDEVVLFGKQNEFTIEAKEMEAFSSRSMPELYVIWGSTNPKIYK, via the coding sequence ATGAAGTTTACTAAATGTGCATTAGCGTTAAGTTTGGCATTACCAAGTATCGCTAATTCAGCTCCACTTCTTTCTTTAGATACATTAACAAATCAAGAAAAAATTCAACAAACTAACGCATGGTTAGAGATCGATACCCAAGCTTTCCAAAATAATATTGATACTTTAAGAGCATCATTAGAGCAAGACACAAAAGTGTGCGCCATAATGAAAGCGGATGCTTATGGTAATGGTATTGAAGGTTTAATGGCCTCAGTTATTGAGCGCAATGTTGAATGTATTGGTATAACAAGTAATGAAGAAGCTCGTATTGTGCGTGCTAAAGGTTTTGTCGGCGAACTAATGCGCGTTCGTGCGGCATCACCGAATGAAATTGAATCTGGTTTACAATATAAAATTGAAGAGTTAATTGGTTCAAGTGAACAAGCTAATATTATTGCGAAATTAGCAAAACAGAACAACACGATTATTCCTGTGCACCTGGCTTTGAATGCTGGTGGTATGGGTCGCAATGGTTTGGATTTATCACAACCTCAGGGTAAGAAAGAAGCATTAAACATTGCCTTTAATGGACATGTGAACATTGTTGGCATTATGACTCACTTCCCAAATGAATCTGTCGATGAAATTCGCACTAAATTAAATCTTTTTAAACAAGAGAGCCAATGGTTAATTGATGAAGCACAATTAAACCGTGATGATATTACACTGCATGTGGCAAATTCATACACCACAATCAATTTACCTGAAGCGCACTTAGATATGGTTCGCCCTGGTGGTCTTCTTTATGGTGATATGCCAAATAATCCTGAATACAAGCGCATTGTTCAATTCAAAACATCTGTGGCTTCTTTAAACTATTTACCAAAAGGGAGCACCATTGGTTATAGCAGTACTTATGTGCTAGGGCGCGATTCTATTTTAGCTAATTTACCATTAGGTTATTCTGATGGTTACGTTCGCTCTATTGGTAATAATGGCTATGTACTGATTAATGGGCAAAAAGCGAATGTTGTTGGTGTAACATCAATGAATACCACAATGGTAGATGTCACTGATATTAAAAATGTGCAGCCTGGAGATGAGGTTGTATTATTTGGTAAGCAAAATGAATTCACTATTGAGGCGAAAGAAATGGAAGCATTCAGTAGCCGTAGCATGCCTGAACTTTATGTTATTTGGGGTTCTACAAATCCTAAGATCTACAAATAG